The window AGACCTGGTGCCCATCATCTTGGTGCTGGTCCTGGGCGCGCTGGTCGGCCTTGCTCTGGCCCGCCTGAGGAGATAACCCGGGCAAAAACGTCACCGGTAGCTTTCGGCCAGGGCCGCGAAAGACGGATCCTTCTTGGCGGCCTCTTCGAGCGCCCGCTTCTTCAGCCGGCCGAGTTCCGGTTCCTCCCGCAGCACGGCGGCGACCGCCTCCGGCGATTGACAGACGAGGGCCCGGTTGAAGTCGTATCTCTTGAACAAGGCCACCACGTACTCCCCGCTGCTGGTCGTGTATATCTCGATCTGTTCTTGGGCCCGCTTGGCACCCAGGAACTTGTCGTAAATACCGATATCCACCCTGGCCAGCAACCGGCCGGCGAACTGGAGTTCCGGTTCACCGTCCCGCTTGAGCGTGTGCTTTTTGAACCCGGACCGCTTGAAAAACATCTCTTCGCCTCCTCACCTTGCTTTCCGCTGCAGTGCCCGATACCAGTGTACCATAAGTCCCCAACGGAAGCATAACGCACACACACCGGCCCTTGACATCCTTAAACTCGCAATTTTCAGATATCAACCAACTATTGACAACAGTGCGGGTGGGCTCTACACTATTAATAATGTGAAATATTGCACTTGAGCGAGACCTTTGATCAGGGGGTGAGGTCAAGGAACAGGCCGATTTATGTGAAAGTGAACGCATAATCTAAGAGGAGGTGTCCCGGAATGGTACAGACCATAGTCCGTATTTTCGTAATCGGTTTTTGCATCGCCAGCGTTAGTTACTGGTTTTGGATTATCGGCACCGGTGGACTTAAGCCGGGCGGGGGTTAAACCTCCAGCAGACGAAAGGGGGAAGCGTCGGTATGATGGAGTTTTTTGCGTGGACCGCTTATCTGGGCCAGAATAACCTGTGGTTGTACGCCGTGGTCAATATCATCACCATGGCGGCAGTGGGATTGCTGCTGGCCGGGCTTGCGGACCTCGTCATCAAGGGCATTCTTAAGATCGATCTTGGTGAGTACAAGAAGGAGTACAGCGAGGAAGAACTGGCCAAAATCAAAGGCGACAAGGGTCACTAGTCCCCGGGAGGTTTCTCAAGACCTAATTTTCCGTTCTGGTGACCGCTCTGCAATGTCATGAGTGGGTAATATTGTAGGTTTAATAAAAGCGGAGGTGAAACGCGGTGGAAATGTATATGCCCGTAAGTGGGGTTACAATGCCTTGGTGGCCGCTTTTGCTGATCGGCTTCACCGTGGGTGTGGTCGGCGGCTATTTCGGGCTCGGGGGCGCTTGGCTGGTCACCCCGGCCCTCAACATTTTCGGTTTCCCGATGATCTACGCGGTCGGCACCGACATGGCGCACATCATGGGCAAGTCGATCGTGGCCACCTTCCGGCACTGGAAATTCGGTCATGTCAGCCCGATGGTGGCTCTGGTGATGCTGCTCGGTACATTTTCCGGCATTGAAGTCGGCGCCCAGTTCCTCTTCTGGCTTACCCAGATCGGTATGGCCGGAGACGTGGTGCGTTATATGTACATGGGACTGCTGGCGTTCCTGGCCGTCTTCATCCTGACCGAGTATGCCCGGGAGAAGAAAAAGGAGAAGGAAGCAGGAGCGGAAATCAAGGACGTGGTCGGCACTCCCTGGTCCCGCTGGATTCACCAGACTCTGGACGTCGCCCCCCGCTTCTACTGCAAGGTGAGCAAGACCTCCTTCTCCATCTGGTCGATCATCTTCGTGGGCTGGGTCGTGGGCGTGGTGGCCGGCATCCTCGGCATCGGCGGCGGCCTGATCCGCGTGCCCGCGTTGATCTACCTGGTGGGCTTCCCGACCAAGATCGCCGTCGGTACCGACCTCTTCGAGGTGGCGTTCTCCGGCGCGTACGGCACCCTGACCTACAGCCTTAAGGGCGGGGTCGAGCTGATCGCGGCTGTGATCATGCTGGTCGGCGCGGCCATCGGCGCCCAGTTCGGCACCATCACCACCAAGTACGTGTACGGCCTGGTCATCCGCTTGGTCTTCGGGATCGCCGTTATCTTCGCCTTCACTTCGGTGGCCACCCGGCAGTACGCCTCCATCCTGTCGCGGCCGTACAGGAAGGAACTCGAAGCGCTCTTGGCGGAGGCGGGTCTAAAGAAGGTTGACTTCCCGGCGATTTACCAGTCCAAGGACAAGATGTACCACTGGTGCATTGAGGTGTTCAACCGGCCGGAATGGTACGCGCAGTTCTTGAAGGTCTACGCGTGGACCACGGCGGCCGGAATTCTGATGATGACCGCCGCCACCGGGCTGTGCCTGTTCATCCTCTACCAGTTCGCTCTGGGTGTACAACGGGAGCGGGCCAAGAAGTCGGTCGCCGGCTAGAATATAGGTGGCGACCGGGGAAAATCCCAAAGGCTCCGGATTATCCGGAGCCTTTATCTTCGTACATCTCCACCGCGTTGCGTTCAACAGTACTCTACTGTCACCGCATTGCCGGCACAACCCGGCACGGGAAAGCAAAGGCCCCGGTTTCTCCGGGGTCCGTGTTTGAACCGAACCGTAACTCGAAGAGGGGCTTGCTCACGGGCTTTTCAGACCCCGGGGTCCCGGGGGCGCCAGACCTTGGTGTCCCCGTCGTTCCAGTAGCCGTCGCAGTCCAGGCAGCAGTATTTGGCGAGGGGCGGGATCACGGCCATAATCAGGCCGGCCACCACCAGGAACGGGATGAGGATGCGTCCGACGGGGTAAATGTAGCCGGCGACGTAGACCACCAGGCTGCCGATAATGGCCAGACCCAGGCCGGCCGCAATCCTGACCGTGCGCCCCTTGGCCGTGTTGGTGGACTTGCAGGCGGGGCAAGGGGGGGTGTTGACCTTGAACAGACGGAACCGGACGCCCACGGGCCATCCCTCCCGGAAAAAGGA of the Bacillota bacterium genome contains:
- a CDS encoding sulfite exporter TauE/SafE family protein, producing the protein MPVSGVTMPWWPLLLIGFTVGVVGGYFGLGGAWLVTPALNIFGFPMIYAVGTDMAHIMGKSIVATFRHWKFGHVSPMVALVMLLGTFSGIEVGAQFLFWLTQIGMAGDVVRYMYMGLLAFLAVFILTEYAREKKKEKEAGAEIKDVVGTPWSRWIHQTLDVAPRFYCKVSKTSFSIWSIIFVGWVVGVVAGILGIGGGLIRVPALIYLVGFPTKIAVGTDLFEVAFSGAYGTLTYSLKGGVELIAAVIMLVGAAIGAQFGTITTKYVYGLVIRLVFGIAVIFAFTSVATRQYASILSRPYRKELEALLAEAGLKKVDFPAIYQSKDKMYHWCIEVFNRPEWYAQFLKVYAWTTAAGILMMTAATGLCLFILYQFALGVQRERAKKSVAG